A genomic segment from Aegilops tauschii subsp. strangulata cultivar AL8/78 chromosome 1, Aet v6.0, whole genome shotgun sequence encodes:
- the LOC109768753 gene encoding ubiquitin-conjugating enzyme E2 7, which translates to MAAPPSQASLLLQKQLRDLAKNPVDGFSAGLVDDGNVFEWQVTIIGPPETLYDGGYFNAVMTFPQDYPNSPPSVRFTSEMWHPNVYPDGRVCISILHPPGDDPNGYELASERWTPVHTVESIVLSIISMLSSPNDESPANIEAAKDWREKRAEFKKKVRSLVRKSQEML; encoded by the exons ATGGCGGCCCCCCCGAGCCAGGCGAGCCTCCTGCTCCAGAAGCAGCTCCGAG ATCTAGCGAAGAACCCCGTGGACGGGTTCTCGGCGGGGCTGGTGGACGACGGCAACGTGTTTGAGTGGCAGGTCACCATCATCGGCCCGCCCGAAACATTATA TGATGGAGGCTACTTCAATGCAGTAATGACCTTTCCTCAGGATTATCCCAACAGTCCTCCATCAGTAAGGTTTACTTCTGAGATGTGGCATCCAAACG TCTATCCTGATGGGCGTGTGTGCATTTCTATTCTTCATCCACCTGGTGATGATCCCAATGGTTACGAGCTTGCAAGTGAACGGTGGACACCTGTGCACACA GTTGAGAGTATAGTTTTGAGCATTATTTCGATGCTCTCTAGTCCAAACGATGAGTCTCCAGCAAATATTGAAGCGGCT AAGGACTGGAGAGAAAAGAGGGCCGAGTTCAAGAAAAAGGTGAGGAGCCTTGTTCGCAAATCTCAGGAAATGCTCTGA